In the Populus trichocarpa isolate Nisqually-1 chromosome 1, P.trichocarpa_v4.1, whole genome shotgun sequence genome, GCTCTTGCAATTCCCTATTCATTCTAGAACACCAGCTGGTGATCATCTTCAGGTCCACCTCCCACttcatcaaaatattgtttttcctgGTCATCAACCTTTGCCATCAGCTCTTAGAAGACCTGGGTTTGATTGGACAATGCTCACTGAATGGTTTCAAATGAATATTAATGATCCATCTGCATATGATCTTTATTATTCACAGTTTCCAAATAAATATGTCTAGGATGCAAATCAGAGAAAATGGactagcaggaaaaaaaaaggttttaatttAGGCCGCATGACGTATATCCATCCTGCTGCTGTAGAACTTTACTTTCTTAGAATGCTTTTAAACCATGTTAAAGGGGCATCAAGTTTTGAGGACTTGAGAAAAGTTTCTGGGGTTGTTTATCCATCATTTCAACTTGCTTGCAAGGCTTTAGGCATGCTTGGAGATGACAAGGAATGAGCTGATGCTTTTTGCGAAGCCATTTTGACTGCTACATCCCCACAAATTAGACAATCTTTTGTCAGTATAATCCTATTCTATCAAGTTTCTGATCCTTTGGCtttattctctctcttctaGCATTCAATGCATGACGGCATTCTCATTCGTGTTAGATCTTCTTAGGGCATGCCAAATCTTCGGTTGTCTGATGatgaactaaaaaattatgttttatatgagCTTGAACAACTTTTTAATGTTGCCGCCATAACTCTTAAGGATCACAAATTGCCAATGCCAGATGGTCGATTATTAGATGAGATCAAGAATGGACGGTTAAGAGAAGAGCTAATCTATGATGTAAATGATCTGCGAGAACAACATTCCTTCTCCTATCCAAGCCTTAATAAATGTCAGAAACAAGTTTATGAATATGTTGTTAACTCCATTCTTTCTAAACAAGTTTTGGCTTTTGTCCATGGGCACAGAGGCACTGGCAAAACCTTTTTATGGCACACATTAATCACTAGCTAGAATAAGGTCTGAAGGCTTCGTTGTGCTTCTTGTTGCTTCATGTGGGATTGCTTCTTTGCTTCTACCTGGGGGGTCGTACCGTTCATTCAAGGTTTAAAAACTCCACTCTCATTTACTGACACTTCCTCATGCATCTAGCACGGCTAATTGAAATGACATCTTTAATTGTCTGGGATGTGGCTCCTATGAACAATAAATGTTGCATTGAAGCCTTGGATCGCTCATTAAAAGATGTTCTTGCAAGCAGCATAAATGCTCATTTAGTTAAACCATTTGGTGGGAAATCTGTTTTGGGGTGATTTCCGTCGACTCTTACATGTTATTCCTGGCGGTACAATGGTGGAAATGATTAATGCTTCTCTTTCCAGATCTTTACTCTGGCCACATTTCAAGATTTTCACTATTAACGAGAATATGAGACTTTCATCGAATGGCCTATCTATCGAGGACAGAGACAATCTAATGAAATTTTCTCAATGGATTCTTTTAATTGGTAATGGTGATATAGTCGATTTTCCATTATCTGACGATCATGATGAATGCTTTGTTAAGATACCTGACGATCTACTACTACTTGATGCAAGCTCGGATCCAATTTCATTAACTGTATCATATGTTTATCCAGGCATTGACAATACCTGCCTCGATCCTAGCTATTTTAAAGAAAGAGCTGTTGTGACAACAAAGAATGCAACCGTTGATGAAATCAATCATTTTGCTCTTAGCATCGTGCCTGGTGAAGAAGAAATCTATCTTAGCACCGACTCTGTTAGCACAACATCAAGTGAAAGCGACAATGTTGATCTTTTATACCCATGAGAGTTTATCAATAGCCTAGAGTTCCTTCACATGTCTTAGGGCTCAAGATCTGCACAACAATAATGCTGCTTCGCAATATAAGCCCAGCAACTGGCCTCTGCAATGGAACAAGATTAACAGTGTCACCGAGAGATACCTCGCTTTTCATGACATCCATTATTGAGGGGGATTTCTATGAACCAAGGGGTTTTACACCTTTGAGAACAGATATCCTAATACAGCTGTTGGTCATGAGGCTGTCATAGATCTCAAATAAGATCTTAAAGCTACTGCTATTGATTCTCTCACACCCACTGTTCCTGGATATTCTTTCAAATTCACAGATTTCGCACCTTTTCTGGCAAAAGGAAAAGGATCGCGTCTCTTAACAGGTTTACcatcaaccttttcttttaaaaagaaatcttaaCCTCCTTTTTGAATGCATAACAAATTACCCTTCTCCTTTATGCGGATGTCATTGGGAGGCTTAAAGGAATTCATCAGCCTATGGAGAAAGTTTTGGTTCGTGGCCAAAACCTTGAAGATAATTAAGAGAGAGTTTATCATTGAAAACATACTGTACacccttaattatttttccttattgccttattatattttcagttttatcatgccctcttatttttttttataggggcAACGAAATCCGAATGATTCTGCTCTTAATTCTGATCAACATCCTATCATTGctgtttttgttggtttttgtgTATCTGAATACCTTGGTATGATAAAAATCTTTAACATTATAGCATATTAAAGTACTTTGTATtattaaaccaattttttttttgctttcttacAGCTTTGTAATCATTTCGTATCTTAATACATCTTCAACTTTAGATGTTTTACACgcattcaatttctttttatcattttaatttgcaacctttcatatatttattttttcctcccAGGAAAGCCAAACCTATGCGGAACAGCTGCAtctgttttgtattttaatccAGGCATCCCTGAGATTTTGCCATACCATCATTACTTAGTCTTCCTcatatttcttttactttacGCTTTCAtttcctatgttttttttcccttttataaaCTGTTGCATAATTGTTCGAACTTTCTTACAACTTTGGGCAAATTCCAGTTGAGGCCCATGTTGTTCCAGCATCAACAAATGCAATGAAATCACTTGACGAGCAAATCACTCTCAGACTATGATTTATTCAATGGTTGGTGGTATGATAGCTGTCCAGAATGTAACAAGGCCCTATCAAGAAATAACAATTACCTTCGATGCACTGAGCATGACCTTACCCAGTGCACCTGCTCcatggtataaaaaataattttgttgctAAAGATGTTCTAATTTCTTACACTCATCTGCCTTGTGCTTTTGATTCCTTTTCTGCATCCAGGTGTGTGATTTGCTCcatggtataaaaaataattttgttgctAAAGATGTTCTAATTTTGTGGAATTTGTTGTGGTTGATGATCAAGACGTAACAAGCTTCAAAATGGTTGGCAAGActgctgaaatttttttttaaaaattccatAAAATAATGGTCGCACCGCTGCCTCAAAGGAGCACTGAATCACAGGCTACATGAACTAAAATCAAAATGGGACCATCAAGTTTGATGTATGGTTCTTGAACAATCACATACTGTCGGCAACAACAGCACAACATGTAGGCCAGATTCGaagttggaaaaatatatgtaatgCAGGTTGCTTATTCTGATCTGGGAACCTATTCCACGCTGGAATCAATTGGTTTTCCCAAAGTATGTGGTGGATATTTGAAACACTTGAAAAAACACTGAGATTTACAAGTATTGGAGTCGGTAGTTCGGTCATTCAGATTTCTAGAAATAATTGAATCctaaacaaaacttttttcttCGTATGTTGTGCTGTTCAAAATACCTGCATATTTTTACTCATTTCCCTCTTTATGGCCAAGCACACTTCTCATGCTCATCTATGCACAAATTACTTCTTGCCTGTGCATGGATAGTAATAGTAGGATCTCTGGCTTACAAGTATCGTGACAAAAATTACACCTGCTTACAGTTTCTTTGTCATTAACAGTTAATATGTTAGATTTTTAGGCAAAATTCAActttgttaaattttaactttACATTTAACCTCATGACTAATTTTGTTTTCACTAAtctaataaatacatttttgttttcttctttgctcATTTATTTCTACATGCAATCACAGttaattttctactttttttcacCAACATACCACATAAATATATCTTTTGCCCTAAATTGCTGCGCTTCCCATAATTTGCTGTTTTCAATTATCATCCCTGCTTATATTCAGCATTTGTTGcagtttcttttgcttttttacaTGTACCTGAGCACTGTTGAACTTTTTTGAGCTGCTAGAAAAAAGTCTTTTGCTATACATTTTGTTTCTTGGCCAATCTATGGTGTTCTTCTTTGCATGCTAGCTTGGCCTGCCttctctcagtttttttttggtagcATTTTGTTTCTTCGCTCGGGCATGTTTGCTATGTTATTTTAGGGGTTATATTATTGTCTTACCTTTTGAAGATTAATTGCAATCATGTTATTTGTCTATAATTCATGTCCTCATCAAGAATTTCGGTTCATAATATTATGGCttattaattattgttcttgGTTGTTCACCTTACAAtaccagaaaattaataaatacaaacggaaataccgaaagaatattccgtcggtaaatttccgaaggattttaccgacaaaaatattccctcggtatataccgagggaattaccgtgggaaaaaaaaaattaaaacaaagcaaaaaaaaatgataacgtgtcatttttaccaacggaattaccgacgaaattgtcggtaattccgtcggtaaatttgttggtaaaaatgtgaacactattcatcatgtcaattacaaagggaatcaccgacggaattgtccgtcggtattttctaGAGAGCTTcaaaactgttcactttccaattgcactgttaattgttgttctttacggacaagatcaccgacggattgaaaagtcgtcggtgttatttggcggttttctgaaaaaattcaattaatttaaaattttcatttaaatattacagacggaatcaccgatggattgaaaaatcgtcggtaattttttggcggtttctataaactttttacgaaattaaaaatttaaattaaatattaccgatggaattaccgatggaataattaaaaaatattaatattcaattatctgccggtaacgcgccccaataaaaagcctgaatcctcttatttcacaagagacatacccatttcttattattattcttcttcttcactatatgtaaaaaacatcattaaggtatgtcttcttcttcttcttcttcactatatgtaaaaaacatcatttcttatctatttctttctcttcttctctctcctcatctccttctcttttcctccatgcttgggtatgtcttcttattctttcttcttttatccttttagtttttttttaattaatatgtttaacgaaattttttttctctccttagcttcacttgcaactacattaaggtaagatttttcttttttcttattttttcatgatttttttcactatatttgttttttattttatttttaattgtttttgttcttaataattgtataaatgttgttatgcgatttttttttttcatatgagatcaatttttagtagatttatttataggatttttaaatttttagcaattgcaacttcatttttttcatatgaatttttttagttgaatttatttttttgttttatttttttgttgtaaatttgtttgagttgattttcttattcttttttccaagcattttcagtatatattatacagtgttaatttatgttaatttaattattttataattttataaaatgattttttaaaaatgtttttaaatcattaccgacggaattaccgacggaaattccatcgataattccatcggtaaatccgttggtaataaaaaaatattattaccgagggatataccgacgaaatgaagcggataaatttattttttttattaccaacagatttaccgacggacaaaaaattaccgacgaaagattcaccgacggagcatttccgttggtgatttcgtcggtaaattaattaccgacggaatatgtgtcttacgccgacggaaaaattccgtcagtaaaactgttaaattttgtaaaatttacatatatatttaaattttcaatttcgtaaaattttttcagaaaccgccaacaattatCGACGGTTTttcaatccatcggtgattccgtctgtaatatttaaatgaaaattttaaattaattgaattttttcagaaaaccgccaaataacactctctggaaaataccgacggaaaattccgtcggtgattccttttgtaattgacatgatgaacattgttcacagtttaccaacggaatcaccgagggatttttccgtcggtaaaatccctcggtgattccgtcggtaattccgttggtaaaaatgacacgtcatcttttttttttgctttgttttaaatttttttcccacggtaattccgtcggtatataccgagggaatatttccgtcggtaaaatccctcggaaatttaccgatgaaaatattccgtcggtatttccgtttgtatttatcaattttctggtagtggtataaataaaaattaaggatttgaattaaattatataaatgagTGTGTAGGTAGGTATGTATGagaattaaatatatgtttggaaTATATGAGTAATCATGCTTTACATGTTATGGAAgtgaaggaaaatattttagagATAAAATTATACTTGGGTAGTTGGTAACTAGTGATGTCCAGTAAGTCAAAATGACTGATAACTGATACCtgtaaaagattttatttgatggaCGTGAGAACTCTTAGATGTTTAAATCGgtaattttatagaaagaaagtgtaatgatattttagagataaactctgaaaatatacatattGAAAGTATTAAGAATGAACAGATTATGAACATTGAGTTTGAATgattcataatatatttataacccATGAGTCTTATCTTTTTACGGAGAGAAATGATTAaagtgtaattttattattgtgatatttCGAGCTatattctactcaaaataacacgtattagattaatataaaatattgatggatCTGCTTGGGGTCCTGAAAAAATTTCCAATGGAGTGTTGAGCTCGGGTATAATGTCCAAGTACATTAGAGATGAAAAATAAGTCTAGGAGCATTGCATGGACCCAAGCACATTAGGCTCGAGCATGGTGGCTCGAGCCCACGGGGGTGCTGGGGTGTACACCCAGCATGGGCTCAGACTTCTTGCTTTAGCCCATGCTCCTTAGGTGTTGGGCTTGGGTTACCAAGTCCATTCACTTTGAACCCGTGTTGTATGTTGGGCTCGGGCTTGATAGCCCaagcataataaaatatatattttaagatttttaaagtgtttgttGATCCATTAAATTTGTATCCATCAcaacaaaaacttaatttttcgaAAGAGCAAAGCCCATCCCATTTGTCAATATGTAGTGGGAAACTAAACGTGGCTCTGATTTATGTAGACAAAGGTACAAACGTGTGGCAGGATTAACTGCAGAAAGAAGTGTATTGAAGCGAAACGGAAtcacacacacaaacatatagtagacaaaagagaaaaaggtatacaaggacaaaaaaatgTCACTGCAACACGCAAATTCCTGAGGCTTACATTGTCCTATGACAACAATCGCCCTCTGAGAAAACGCCATGGTCCAGTTCCAGTTCCCATCCTGCAAGATTAGTTGCAATTCCATGTCAATCAACTTGTAGCATCAAAGAATCAACGAACTATCATAATAAAGACTGCTACATTCCtgaacattttttctttttctaaattgtttGGTATTCTGTTTCAGTTTTGTATGTTTCCAGATATCATTAATCGTTGAAATCAAGCGAATTTTGCAGGTTTGGGTCTGAAAGATTATCACATGGACAACCAATAAAATAGTTTTGGTCCATCTAATTATCGTGATTTCactatgaagaaaaagaaagtggaATGTCATTCGGTATTAACAAGCAACATTACCTCCATACGCCGGCAAATGCGCGTAGCCCCATGAAGATGGTCAAGGCAACCCAAATTCCAACAAATCCACTGGTTTTAGAGAGAACAAAAATGGCTGCAATGCTTGCTGTGGCCACTAGAACctgaagagaaaataaattaaacaaggaAATTTCATCAGAGAAGAATTTAGAAAGATTGAAGTCACAATAGATTATTCTGTTTATTTATGGAATGAACAATGGCTGATAAACTTACCATGGAATATGAAGAGTATGCAAAATCAGATGCTCCAAAGTTTACACCATCAAAGACAAAAGCTATCGAGTTGATGGGTTGTGTACCAGCAACAAACTGATGGGTGGATAGAGCAAGAGATCAGTCtaagttgaaaaaaagaaaatagaaaaagagaaTTTTACAAATGAATTTGTAGATGGGAATTACCGGAATGCCGATGGCTATGATACGAAGAACATTAGgatcttttgaaaatattatatcaCCAAAGTGCAGGGCAAGTCCAACAACCACAGCTAGCCCAATACCAAGAATAAAACTCATCTGCACAACACCACCAGTCATAATTTGAGCCTGTGGTTATTTttagaggaaaaggaaaaccaaAACATGGGAGGATGTATCAATACAGTTGTTATTCGCGTACCTGTAACACTCGGGTGGCAGCAGTTGTTGCCTTTTGGTAGTCCTTTTCAGCAAATGCACAAGCAATGATTGCCTATAGGAGTTGAAGAAAAACACACTTAATGATTAGTCTGAATGAAAAATTGGAAATTAGACATATATGTTTTCTGAAAACAGACTACACGAGAAGAAGGCTGAGTGTTCTTAAGAGTTAAGAAAATGTGACATGTTTTGAATGATAACCTGTTAAAAGTATGATTGCAGCTCCTACCAGAATAGTCCTTATGGTATTTTTACTGCATGATTAACAGGGAATGCATTGACAGGGTCTAAAATTGAACACTAATAATCACATAAACCAGGAACAAAAAATCCCTACAGGGTATTTTTACCTGTCCAGCAACAGCGAAGCCATCTGCAAGAAGTGATGATGTCAACCAAACTTGTAAGCAGATCTGGAAGGCAGCCATAGTTGTTGAACCCAGTCGTGCAGCCCTAGATGCTGCCAGGGTCACACAGATTGTGGCCGCTATAACTCGTGCTAACAACAGAAATCCTGCATCCAGCAGAGAAATGAAGTTAGAGAAAATGCATTGATCGCGTATTCAAAACTTTCGTACCAAGGCagcaaattaattataatctaACTACAACCAATGACAAGAAGGAAAATCTTCAAAACAGTGATCAGAGCAAGAGTGCTTATGCCCCTCACCATTTTTGAGGAACCGACTAAATTGCAAATCTTTCACTCTTGGGGGCAAAAGAtcaattttcttcatcaacCTCCACAAGAGGATCACTGAAATCAAGTACCTATAGGGATTAcgaggaaagaaaacaaaattgataaacaCGAGTCCTTTGAAAACTAATCGTTGTAAACATTGAACACCATATTAACTGCACACTTGGAAGAATATTGGTACTTACTGGGAAACGACGTGAGCAATAGCAGCACCACTGACACCCCAGCGGCAGACGAAGATAAATATCGGGTCTAAGATGATATTTGTTAAATCTCCTATTACTGTGGTAGacgaaaagaacaaaataaagagTTAGTGGAGTCCCAAAATCTCACGCAGGAAAGTTGGATTTATCTCCACAAACAGAATGATGATATTTGTTAAATCTTCTATAAATGTGtatgtttaatatatatgttagaTTTCACATTGGTTAGAAATATAGAATGGATCTGCTGAGCACTAAGACATTGCTTATGAAAAGTGGGAATGGATGAAAAGAATGCTGAAACTAAAACGAAATGACTCTCACCAGTGGCGTATAAAGGGGTTTTTGTGTCTTTAAAGCCTCGAAAGACCCCTTGCATTGCCAATGACAAAAGAACTGCAGGAGAACCTAGAGCTCTCAATGTCAAGTACTTCCTTGCAGGGTTTAACATCGCTGAACCCTATCCAATAAAAATGATAGCATCGTCACTTCTCCAATGAATAAAAGCAGCAGAAATGAACAGATGCAGAGCAACAGAAATAATACTAGTGAGGAGACTGAAACTGAAGGCACTTACAGATTTCACACCCATAATATGCAGGAGAGGTTTTGCCCCAAATATGAGGAATATAGCTTGCACTAGACCAAGAATTCCACCAACAATCAATGCTGTCGACGCTGAGGGGATATGTCGCCTCTCGTTCTTTTGTTCGGGATTTACACTTTCTGTGTCAGTATGAGTGGAAGACCTGCTTGTGATTGTCTTGCAATCTGATGaagaaaacaccaacactattTATGCTAGTATGATATGATAATGGTTTTCATGCTGTCTTTTCAGCAAATTTTAGAATACGGACACATGTTCTAGAAGGCAATGCTATAACTTGGGATAATGGCAGATGATCAATGAGAACGAGAGAGTTTGTGTACCATCCTCCGACagtgaatatttattttcgATGTTCTTTTCGTTGTTTGTGGCTGAGCCTTTCTCTAAGCTCTCAAGCATTTCATCATTAGGAACTGATTCTTTCGCTTCACCACTTTTCGCATCTTTCTTCATGTCCTCAGCCTTCTCTGCTTCAATTTTGGTATTTCTGTGAACTGTATCTTCCTCAGCAACAAAAGAAGTCGTTATACTAACCAAAGGGAATATGGTGACTTTTGAGGCCTGATTAAATATGGCAATAGCAACTCCTACCGCAGCTATTTCCACTGG is a window encoding:
- the LOC7480083 gene encoding protein DETOXIFICATION 43 yields the protein MSEESASQPAGLRKSKMPLSVFFRDARLFKKDELGSEIIRIALPAAMALAADPVASLIDTAFIGRLGPVEIAAVGVAIAIFNQASKVTIFPLVSITTSFVAEEDTVHRNTKIEAEKAEDMKKDAKSGEAKESVPNDEMLESLEKGSATNNEKNIENKYSLSEDDCKTITSRSSTHTDTESVNPEQKNERRHIPSASTALIVGGILGLVQAIFLIFGAKPLLHIMGVKSGSAMLNPARKYLTLRALGSPAVLLSLAMQGVFRGFKDTKTPLYATVIGDLTNIILDPIFIFVCRWGVSGAAIAHVVSQYLISVILLWRLMKKIDLLPPRVKDLQFSRFLKNGFLLLARVIAATICVTLAASRAARLGSTTMAAFQICLQVWLTSSLLADGFAVAGQAIIACAFAEKDYQKATTAATRVLQMSFILGIGLAVVVGLALHFGDIIFSKDPNVLRIIAIGIPFVAGTQPINSIAFVFDGVNFGASDFAYSSYSMVLVATASIAAIFVLSKTSGFVGIWVALTIFMGLRAFAGVWRMGTGTGPWRFLRGRLLS